From Bombina bombina isolate aBomBom1 chromosome 1, aBomBom1.pri, whole genome shotgun sequence:
TTAGTTTaatttggggcttttcctcttaaaatgttctcagcttcggacgaagcatttttttttattgggtagaggttcaggcctggtgccctcagtatgggccgcctattgtaccctcccgtcttggcattcagtgtcctctatagcttgggtattgttttcctaaaagtaatgaatgcagctgtggactctttccatttaagaagaaaaacataaattatccttacctgataatttccttttcttctgatggaaagagtccacagctccccacccgtagtttttattaccttatctcttctataccccattggagtgtaatttcttctgctggttgtgtttacacagcttatctatagcttggaccacAGGctgaataaactatttcaaatgccaatataagggtaaaggaaatacttgtaaacaatttaatacactccagcaggtaaagtggatcattgggaacaaatttaaggtgGAGATTTGTTCTGTTTtttagttaactgtccctttatgttACTATCTGTAACTAGTAAAGATCAGGAATCAAAaggagaatatttaaaaaaaaaaaaaagtttcatgtaaAGCTACACTAATTTTGTTTTGTGCCACAGTGGATCAATGATTCTATGaacatatttctttagtgcatctgCTTTCTAATAAGATCTGCAGACGCCAGTCTAAAGAGCTGGGCTACGGTTTGGAATCCCCTCAACTCAAGGATTTTCATCTTTTCTAGAGTCATCCTTTCATTAATACCCTGCTAATGACCCATGCATCTtgtatttagctatattttaacaaTAGAGGCTCTCATCGCTACTTTTAGATGGTGTACATCAGTTCTGCTATAGCAGAATCTGCTTATTTTCTGAGGTGGGCAAAGTAGAAGGGATTGGTACCTTACGGCTTTTGTAGGGGCATATGCATAGTTGAAGAAAGCTTTTGAGCCAGCTTTACCCCACTGGTACCTAAATGTCATtggtaaataactataaactatccCTATATTTCATCTCTAAGATAGTCACTctgcatgtgaagaacatttaTAGTACgtttaataaaaaaattgtgtaatagttatttactgttatatttttttttcttcaggtttATTGCAGACAATCAGATGAATAATGCTTGCATGCTCTTTGTGGAAAATTTTGGTCCTACAATAATTAAGAAAAATCTTTGTCAAAACTTCATGCTTCACTTGGTAAGCATGCATGACTTTAATCTTATTAGCGTATCGACTATAGACAAAGCAGTATCCAAACTTCATGATATGCAGTATAAATCTGAGAAAGGTGAATCGGCTGTTTCCATTTTTGAGGAGATAACAGAAGAACAGTATGGGGCTGCAAATGGATTTAGTGAAACCAATGGAAGAGATCGAGCTCTGGAAAACGACAGTATCTCAGGGATAACAAAACAGAATAAAAGGCAAAAGCTATAAAGCAAGAAAAGTTTTGTATGCGCGATATAAAAACATGCTCATGGATCAGAGAATCAAAGCCTTGTGGAAGGCTGAGAAGATCTGAAGATTCAAACAGGTGCTGTTGGAGGAATAAGTGTAAATCAAGAATGCAGCTCTGATTTTGCTCATTCAAATACTTTTTGTAAATTGGTTTGTAATTATGGAAAATATTATGAATTTCAGCATGAAGAGCAATACTTAATAAACTTTTGTAACTTTTAGTATCTAGGATCTTCTACAGAGTATATCaagataatttaaaatgtaaaattgtttaatattacgtTATTTACTTTTTATTCCCATTACCATGCAGAGTCGTGTTTTTTGTGAGGGGGATACAAGACCTAATgccaataaaacaaacaaaaaaaatgtatatttggttTTCATAAACTTATTTTGCTTCCAATTTGCCTTATTGATCTTTTAACCATGTGTTTCCAGTCCTTGTTCACAAGTATCCCTTATATACCACATGCTGGGTTGTATTATATATCTGCTTCATTAATGGTGTAATTGAGTTTTGACGGCGCGCAACCTGTGTACCAAGTATACACCTTATCTATTGGTTTGTTGGCTGATGTTTGAAGTCCAGGGCTAACAGACATTTAGGATCAAATAGCACTTCTTTCTTTTGTGCCTGTTTGCACAGATGTGTATGTAtagcttttttatatacataacacacatttTAATACAATCTttggattttcttttcttttaagctTAACTGTTTTTTTTCTGAACAGATCAATTAATGAAGATGCTCTATATAAAGTGCTGCCCAACAATATGATGAACAAAGTAGATCCCAACGTTGCTTCATAAGATTCATTTGATGCTCATTATATTTTGTCCCAAATGTTTTTTCTGTTGTACATATTCAGCATGGGTCTGAGCCtctaaaataaagatgctgctagcAGTGGATATACAAACTAAGGTCTATATAATATTCCAGATGGAAACTTAAAAGGTAGCAAATGAAAATCTCATTTAGAGTCTATGGAGAATTAGTGCTACTATACTATAGGTTTTTTTAAGCCTTTCATTTGGAACATGGTTATAGCCCTAAGTTTTGAAAGCAACATTATCTTTTCTTGTATTTAAAATATCTTACTGTAACAAAtgttcaatgtccttttaattcCTATTTTATCTGTtcaagaaacctttttttttttttttttttttaaacccaagtTTGTGTTGCTATTTGTATTGAAAATGCACTGTAACATTGTTTATGAAGCTTTTGGGGGGTTTATGTGGTGTTCTGTGTGTTGCATCACTTTAAATAAttttctagtgtaaaaataaaatacttattcATAATAAATTCCTATttcttacatatgtgtttaacccacgcAAAAGGTCAGTATGCTCCATGCCCCTCTAATGGGATGTTGTGGGTGGCGCTTAGGGTATATGGATGGAAGCAGCTCCCTGATAGGCTTACCATTCACGTATTTATCTGTAGCTGCATATGAATAGTGTTTAACTAATTGTATGTCTTAAACACGtagtaagattttattttttattcccttaggaaatcattacatttttacactagaatgtctaaGGTTTTACTCAAAAGCAGTTTGTtgctgaaaaaaaacacattttttttgtatgtttacattttttttccattattttattGGAAGTGGTATGCAATCTTAAGCTTTTGTAAATGTTTTTACCCACTAAGCACTGCAGTCTGAATACTTCACCTCATTTTTTCTTAAgatgttttcagatttttttttatatatatatatttatattggaacAATGCTGCTCTAGATACAGGTATTTTGTTTTCCTTATTTACATTTCAATCAACTTTGAAACCCAGCATCAGTTTTCTCTTTAAAATATCTAGCATTTATAATAGACTTCAGAGATTTATACAGTTgtacatacatttgtatattaagtgtGAAGCTATTTAATAACAGTGACtatgatttttatttttccatctaCTGTTCAGTTTTTTTGTGCAAGAAAAAATTAAATAGGAAATTATAGTTTTCATGTGGATTCCcccaaccctcccccccccccccccaaataattctCTCGTCATGCTCTGAAACTTTATGGCTTTAACACTCTTCTGGTAGAGCTGCAACAAAATACGTTATTCAGCAAaggggtatatgtaaggttaatgtAGTCTTTCAGCTTCTTTCATTTCTTAAccagtttttttatatacttaaaggCTGGCATTGTTTTGCACAAGGTATGGTGACAGTGATTCTTTCCCTTAAAGATTGATCATATAATTAACTTTGTCCATTTAACTTTTGTCATGTCAGTTTCTAAtaaaagattaaaagaaaaatgtgcttgttttctaaatgtttatttcatattgTAAGCTTCTAAAAACTAAGCATggtactttattttattaaatactttgaTGTCCACTTGAACATGTGACCTCCTTCATTTGAAAGAACAGCCTTGCCCAATTAGAGTGCAAGGTTTCCTTTTATAACCCAGATCACAGATCCTCTTTCCTCCTTTATAGCCTCTATACCCCCATACAGTAAATACCTGTGTGGCTTATCAGAAGTGATAGTGACTCCCTTTCACATATTGGGTAGTATTCCCCTCTATTTAAATCATAGGGGAAGATACAGACTAGGTACCTGCCCCTCTCCTTATCTAAAAAATAGACAAAAATGACTAGTGATTGTACtgactttgaaaaaacataatttatgcttacctgataaatttatttctcttgtagtgtatccagtccacggatcatccattacttgtgggatattctccttcccaacaggaagttgcaagaggatcacccacagcagagctgctatatagatcctcccctaactgtcacatccagtcattcgaccgaaaacaaacagagaaaggagaaaccatagggtgcagtggtgactgtagtttaattaaaatttagacctgccttaaaaggacagggcgggccgtggactggatacactacaagagaaataaatttatcaggtaagcataaattatgttttctcttgttaagtgtatccagtccacggatcatccattacttgtgggttaccaataccaaagctaaagtacacggatgatgggagggacaaggcaggattaagcggaaggaaccactgcctgaagaacctttctcccaaacacagcctccgaagaagcaaaagtatcaaatttgtaaaattttgaaaaagtgtgaagcaaagaccaagtcgcagccttgcaaatctgttcaacagaggcctcatttttgaaggcccaggtggaagccacagctctagtagaatgagctgtaatcctttcagggggctgctgtccagcagtctcataggctaggcttattacgcaccgaagccaaaaggaaagagaggttgccgaagctttttgacctctcctctgtccagagtaaacgacaaacaggaaagatgtttgacgaaaatccttagtagcttgtaagtaaaacttcaaggcacggactacgtccagattatgtaaaagacgttccttctttgaagaaggattagggcacaacgatggaacaacaatctcttgattgatattcttgttagaaaccaccttaggtaaaaacccaggtttggtacgcagaactataccttatctgcatgaaaaatcagatagggagaatcacattgtaaggaagatagctcagagactctccgagccgaggaaatagccatcaaaaacacaactttccaagataaaagtttaatatcaatggaatgaaggggttcaaacggaactccttgaagaaccttaagaaccaagtttaagctccacgggggagcaacaggtttaaacacaggcttaaatctaaccaaagcctggcaaaatgcctggacgtctggaacctctgccagatgcttgtgcaaaagaatagacagagctgaaatctgtccctttaaggaactagctgataatcctttgtccaagccctcttggagaaaagacaatattctaggaatcctaactttactccatgagtaagtcttggattcacaccaataaagaaatttactccatatcttgtggtagattttcctggtaacaggcttttgtgcctgtattaaagtatcaatgactgactcggagaagccacgctttgatagaatcaagcgttcaatctccatgcagtcagtctcagagaaattagatttggatgattgaaatgaccttgtatcagaaggtcctgtcttagagtccatggtggaaaggatgacatgtccactaggtctgcataccaggtcctgcgtggccacgcaggcgctatcagaatcactgatgctctctcctgtttgattttggctatcagtcgagggagcagaggaaacggtggaaacacataagccaggttgaagaaccaaggcgctgctagcgcatctatcagcgtcgcttctgggtccctggacctggatccgtaacaagtaagcttggcgttctggcgagacgccatgagatccaactctggtttgccccaacgatgaatcaactgagaaaacacctccggatggagttcccactcccccggatggaaagtctgacgacttagaaaatccgcctcccagttctccacgcctgggatatggattgctgacaggtggcaagagtggtactctgcccagctaattatttttgagacttctaacatcgctagggaactcctggttcccccttgatggttgatgtaagccacagtcgtgatgttgtccgactgaaatctgatgaacctcagtgttgctaactgaggccaagccagaagagcattgaatattgctcttaactccagaatatttattggacgtagtttctcctcctgagtccacgatccctgtgccttcagggaattccagactgcaccccaacctagaaggctggcatctgttgttaaaattgtccaatctggcctgcgaaaggtcatacccttggacaggtgtacccgagacaaccaccagaggagagaatctctggtctcttgatccagatttagcagaggggacaaatctctgtaatccccattccactgactcagcatgcataattgcagcagtctgagatgaaggcgcgcaaatggcactatgtccattgccgctaccattaagccgattacctccatacactgagctaccgaagggcgcggaatggagtgaagaacacagcaagcatttagaagttttgataacctggactccgtcaggtaaattttcatttctacagaatctataagagtccctaagaaggagactcttgtgagtggggatagagaactcttttcctcgttcactttccacccgtgcgacctcagaaatgccagaactatctctgtatgagacttggcaacttgaaagcttgacgcctgtatcaggatgtcgtctagatacggagccaccgctatgcctcgcggtcttagaaccgccagaagtgagcccagaacctttgtaaagattctcggggctgtagccaacccgaagggaagagctacaaattggtaatgcctgtctagaaaggcaaaccttagaaaccgatgatgatctttgtgaatcggtatgtgaaggtaggcatcctttaagtccactgtggtcatgtactgacctccttggatcatgggtaggatggtccgaatagtttccattttgaaagatggaactctgaggaatatgtttaagatctttagatccaaaattggtctgaaggttccatcttttttgggaaccacaaacagatttgaataaaaaccctgtccttgttccgtcccataactaggtcttgcacacagcgtaggaatgcctctttctttatctgatttgcagatagccttgaaagatgaaatctcccttgtggaggggaagctttgaagtccataagatatccctgagatatgatctccaacgcccagggatcctgaacatctcttgcccccgcctgggcgaagagagaaagtctgccccctactagatccgtcgccggatagggggccgttccttcatgctgtcttagaggcagcagcaggctttctggcctgcttgcctttgttccaggactggttaggtttccaggcctgcttagattgagcaaaagttccctcttgttttgaagcggaggaagttgatgctgcacctgccttgaaatttcgaaagacacgaaaattagactgtttggcctttgatttggccctgtcctgaggaagggtgtgacccttacctccagtaatgtcagcaataatttccttcaaaccaggcccgaataaggtctgccccttgaaaggaatgttgagtaatttagacttcgaagtcacgtcagctgaccaggatttaagccatagcaccctacgcgcttggatggcgaatccggaattcttagcccttagtttagtcaaatgaacaatggcatcagaaacaaatgagttagctagcttaagtgttctaagcttgtcaataatttcagtcaatggagctgtatggatggcctcttccagggcctcaaaccagaatgccgccgcggccgtgacaggcgcaatgcatgcaaggggctgtaaaataaaaccttgttgaataaacattttcttaaggtaaccctccaattttttatccattggatctgaaaaagcacaactgtcctcaaccgggatagtagtacgctttgctaaagtagaaactgctccctccaccttagggaccgtctgccataagtcccgtgtagtggcgtctattggaaacatttttctaaatataggaggtggggaaaaaggcacccccggtctatcccactacttgctaataatttctgtaagccttttaggtataggaaaaacatcagtacacactggtaccgcatagtatctatccagcctacacaatttctctggtactgcaactgtgttacagtcattcagagcagctaatacctccccaagcaacacacggaggttctcaagcttaaatttaaaattagaaatctctgaatcaggtttccccgaatctgcatattgtgacgcagtatcagacatggcccttacagcatctgcgcgctctgtatttctcctaaccccagagcaatcgcgctttcctcttaattcaggcaacctggataatacctctgacagggtattattcatgattgcagccatgtcctgcaaggtaatcgctatgggcgtccctgatgtaattggcgccatattagcgtgcatcccctgagcgggaggcgaagggtctgacacgtggggagagttagtcgtcataacttccccctcgtcagaatcttctggtgatatttcttttatagttaaagactgatctttactgtttaaggtgaaatcaatacatttagtacacattctcctatggggctccaccatggctttcaaacataatgaacaagtagtttcctctgtgtcagacatgtttaaacagactagcaatgagactagcaagcttggaaaacactttaaacaagtttacaagcaatataaaaaacgttactgcacctttaagaaacacaaattttgtcaaaatttgaaataacagtgaaaaaaggcagttacactaacaacatttgtacagtgtatgtaacaagttagcagagcattgcacccacttgcaaatagatgattaaccccttaatacccaaaactgaataataaaagacaaaaacgttttttttttgtttttgtttttttgttttgtttttcaaacagtcacaacaactgccacagctctactgtggctttttacctccctcaaaaactactttgaagccttttgagccctccagagatgtcctggatcatgcagagggaagctgaatgtctctgtcagtatttttatctgcacagaaaagcactaaaaaaggcccctcccactcatattacaacagtggaaagcctaaggaaactgttactaggcaaaattcaagccagccatgtggaaaaaaaaaactaggccccaataagttttatcaccaaatacatataaaaacgattaaacatgccagcaaacgttttatattacatttttataagagtatgtatctctattaataagcctgataccagtcgctataactgcatttaaggctttacttacattagtttggtatcagcagcattttctagcaaattccatccctagaaaaatattaactgcacataccttattgcaggaaaacctgcacaccattctctctctgaagttacctcactcctcagaatatgtgagaacagccatgaatcttagttacttctgctaagatcatagaaaacgcaggcagattcttcttctaaatactgcctgagataaacagtacactccggcaccatttaaaaataacaaacttttgattgaagaataaactaagtataaaacaccacactcctcttacgacctccatcttggttgaggcttgcaagagaatgactggatgtgacagttaggggaggagctatatagcagctctgctgtgggtgatcctcttgcaactttctgttgggaaggagaatatcccacaagtaatggatgatccgtggactggatacacttaacaagagaaattgtgcTGTTCAAATTCTCCCCTCCCCAGAAGTGCTGTATCTCTTATATAcgctttctttcatacaggtggtgagagtctaggatccattacttatgggaattaccttccctaccacttggagaaggcaaagattcccaaaccccaagagctctatataaccctcccacctcacatacctcagtcttttctttgtctccactggaggtggttgaagaatgaagatgttcattttcttcagagagaggggttttaagTGTAATTTGAGGCCCGGTTTCTCCTCAGTgagcagtgcttgtcagagggatgcatTTTGGGTATTGTTTCTTTCATTCACCTCATGGGAATTTCTTCATAAACTTTCCATAATCGGTCGCATGACTTGTCTGTTGCTTCCCTTTATGGATCTAAAATATACTactattccataacctctactgctatgtttcagtactggtttggctgcctgCTACTTAGATGGAGAGTCTACtagtaagtattttttattttagacacTTCATGGCAATCGTATGCAAAAAACAAAAGTAGTGGCGCTCATAGAGTAAAAAAATCGAAAATGTTATTTATCCATATTAAAAACAGCGCAAGCTGTACAAGTCACACAGGAAAGAAGGGTGCATCAGAAAAGagatcttacgcgtttcagcatattgcCTTAATCATAGATCCTAATTACACACTACACCTGCTTAGTTTAAAAAACCAGCAATCAAAGCCTATTGGCTATTAAAAAAGAAACACACCCACACTTATTTGTTCACCTATTAACCCATTACTGTCACAAAATGGTAACACATGTAATATACACTTTTACAAAGCAGCTAATGAAAAATCACTAGACTGTATATTTGCACAAATTTCAATAGTCAGAGTACATATTCGTAAGTTAGAAAAATTCTTTTAACAACAAGATATAgtgttcatttctttcatgtaattggcaagagtccataagctagtgacgtatgggatatacattcctaccaggaggggggcaaagtttcccaaacctcaaaatgcctataaatacacctcccaccacacccacaagtcAGTTTTACaacctttgcctcctatggaagtgatGAAGTAAGTatttgcttgatttttatgatttcttctatgataagcgcttctaagcattctgaagcccaattcttctcagagtacagtgtttgcagagggatgtgaagagagtatcgcctattgtttttatggtttctctcacaagaaatcttttcaagggttctcggttatcggtcgtggggattcatctcgtgtctcccttttcagatcgacgatatatactcttatataccattacctctgctggtagttttcagtactggtttggctatctgctatatggggattggtgtctttcggtaagtatgtatgattgtttaagacactctcagctatggtttggcgctttatgtattaatataaagttttaaatatatgtattttacttacatttgccatgagtcaggtctatgtttatttcccttttgcagtcttaacagtttcagtataggaatcatgtttgggaaagtttatttaaacttttttttcttacctgggggttTTCAGTCTTTTATttaagccaaaggcttaaatacctcccccacttacctcatcccccagtcattatttgcctttcatcccaggaggttggcagagaagtgtcagaggttTTCGATAGTTTCTTATGGGTAGTTctcttcgacatgggactggagttttaagtagtcctgtcagcctctcagagcatgggtgaaagttgcagtccggagatgcagggagagtctttctgcaaaaccatcccaaacagctccacaagcaatcagcgttgataagtttcgctgcctgctttttttttctctcaagtccatggcagaagcgacgctactatctgtcacacttgaagggtcgtgttcctgttccacgtcgtAGAttcaggtaagatcgtttcatttcacTTTCATCatgaatgttttgtaattacaactgtttatccaagAGGGGCTACAACATTtctgggataactttaacatagggtctcattgaggctggtgtctggttctctggaggtggtgagtgccccagccattgggggtgtaaggtgccgtttagatttttcttattggtccattttttttattcagtgtcccagttatggaggattctgattttttggagacggatgactctgattcagactctacttcttgtgaagaatatgaattggcccggatgatacatgcccatcagttatgttaggAATGCCATTTTACagtgctctgttcctcaggatcaGGGAATCACGTGCCAACTGAGCCATCCGTTTCTGGGGATTTTATTTCTCACttgacgagttccctaccaccaactctactcttactacgcatgcaggcaACCctaacgctacttatccttctagggagtgttgcctgttcccaccggaggttaagGCACGGTTCCGCaaggcgcatctgcacctcccgaagtgtgcttacgatattgtcagtgttccgttaaccggggctcatcaggagtgggatcgcctggtccagtttagCCCTccaggggagcgactgcccctgaggcctcgagGTCAACCTTTGGGCCGGTGTTTTGGTTTATTTTGCTGTGTTTTCCCGGCGGAGGTATGATgctcctttcgttatagactggcgcgccttcgtgttctactaaggcacgtttttggcgttgctggaggatctcactcttaatgggt
This genomic window contains:
- the LOC128653847 gene encoding polycomb protein SUZ12, whose translation is MSEFLESEDGEVEQQRTYSSGHNRLYFHSDTCLPLRPQEMEVDSEDEKDPEWLREKTITQIEEFSDVNEGEKEVMKLWNLHVMKHGFIADNQMNNACMLFVENFGPTIIKKNLCQNFMLHLVSMHDFNLISVSTIDKAVSKLHDMQYKSEKGESAVSIFEEITEEQYGAANGFSETNGRDRALENDSISGITKQNKRQKL